The Hippoglossus hippoglossus isolate fHipHip1 chromosome 2, fHipHip1.pri, whole genome shotgun sequence genome includes a region encoding these proteins:
- the LOC117772926 gene encoding coagulation factor VII-like: MRLSVVFTLIVGFSGCRPASVFLDPDRAHDVLVRTRRYNSGWFEELQKGDLKRECLEERCSYEEAREVFEHTESTDEFWKTYNIPDTCKSNPCLNGGSCSGQDSSYTCFCLPPFSGLNCELETLAVSNTCLLENGGCEHFCDDDEEGRRLNCFCADGYFLDVDGLSCIAKESLACGMVPVLQGGNREQPLDPRARIVGGTECPKGECPWQVLLMYKNKGFCGGVIYKPTWILTASHCMENIDVQLLQVVAGEHNTQMDEGTEQFIQVVEIIMHEKYVMQTADNDIALLRLASPIIYTSYAVPACLPTRPLAELDLWAVSLHTVSGWGRRGELGPTSHILRRLKVPRIRTRQCVEESGVVLTGNMFCAGYIEGRQDSCKGDSGGPLVTQYKKTMFLLGIVSWGKGCARPGNYGIYTRVSNYLEWIHNRTATEPRNVTEASLLEGPQGLRRNL; this comes from the exons ATGAGGCTGAGCGTCGTCTTCACCCTGATCGTCGGCTTCAGCGGCTGCCGGCCGGCGTCAG TCTTTCTGGATCCAGATCGCGCTCACGACGTCCTGGTGCGAACTCGCAGGTATAACTCGGGCTGGTTCGAGGAGCTGCAGAAGGGAGATCTGAAGCGAGAGTGTCTGGAGGAAAGATGTTCGTACGAGGAGGCGCGGGAGGTGTTCGAACACACGGAGAGCACG gaCGAGTTTTGGAAGACGTACAACA tCCCGGACACCTGTAAGTCCAACCCGTGTCTGAACGGCGGCAGCTGCTCTGGCCAGGATTCATCCTACACCTGTTTCTGTTTGCCACCATTCAGCGGACTCAACTGTGAGCTCG AGACCCTGGCCGTCTCCAACACCTGCCTGCTGGAGAACGGAGGCTGTGAACATTTCTGTGATGATGACGAGGAAGGACGAAGATTAAACTGCTTTTGTGCGGATGGTTACTTCCTGGATGTCGATGGGCTGAGCTGCATAGCAAAAG AGTCACTAGCGTGCGGCATGGTGCCCGTCCTCCAGGGGGGGAACAGAGAGCAGCCGCTCGACCCTCGAGCTCGAATCGTCGGGGGGACAGAGTGTCCCAAAGGGGAATGTCCCTGGCAG GTTTTGCTgatgtacaaaaataaaggtTTCTGTGGAGGAGTGATTTATAAACCAACGTGGATCCTCACAGCGTCTCACTGTATGGAGAACATAGACGTCCAGCTCCTGCAGGTGGTTGCAG gcgaacacaacacacagatggACGAGGGCACGGAACAGTTCATCCAGGTGGTCGAGATCATCATGCACGAGAAATACGTCATGCAGACGGCCGACAACGACATCGCCCTCCTTCGCCTGGCCTCGCCCATCATCTACACTTCATATGCCGTCCCGGCCTGCCTGCCGACGCGCCCGCTGGCCGAGCTTGACCTCTGGGCCGTCAGTCTGCACACGGTGAGCGGCTGGGGGCGGAGGGGGGAGCTCGGGCCCACCTCGCACATCCTGCGGCGCCTGAAGGTGCCACGGATCCGGACGCGGCAGTGTGTGGAGGAGAGCGGCGTGGTCCTCACAGGAAACATGTTCTGCGCCGGATACATCGAGGGCCGCCAGGACTCGTGTAAAGGCGACAGCGGCGGGCCCCTGGTGACGCAGTACAAGAAGACAATGTTCCTGCTGGGAATCGTCAGCTGGGGGAAGGGCTGCGCCCGACCGGGTAACTACGGCATCTACACCCGAGTGTCCAACTACCTGGAGTGGATCCACAACCGAACAGCGACGGAACCGAGGAACGTCACAGAAGCTTCGCTGCTCGAGGGGCCACAGGGCCTGAGGAGGAACCTCTGA
- the f7l gene encoding coagulation factor VII, protein MASVNGETRRFLFLQLLIASIPACTGVPEGVFVSRPEASAFLRRSRRANFLLEELKYGNLERECLEEKCSYEEAKEIFALPQQLEAFWRTYTAVDQCLSSPCKNGATCTRHVNTYFCKCPSRFHGYNCNKVRLTSSSCRYRNGGCEHFCREFPDRPYICFCAPGYKLGPDNSTCVPQDGVPCGRPWPHMSPRVVNGKACPKGQCPWQALLTANKTLICGAIVLSDQWILTAAHCVLIKGIFNISVGKHDCQNPEEKEQKRRVVKVQIHPGYNEFSYDSDLALLKLSSPLKLGPLVVPICLPARNSTFIRAMATVRHSTVSGCGRMAERGPIASFLQRLVLPRVPLQECRLHTKLNITRNMLCAGHRAGRHDSCHGDSGGPLVTLYKQTWFLVGVVSWGKGCANENKYGVYAKVSNFLDWIENVMSTV, encoded by the exons ATGGCGTCTGTGAACGGAGAAACGAGGCGATTCTTATTCCTACAGCTCCTCATCGCCtctatcccagcatgcactggggtTCCTGAAG GAGTGTTTGTGAGCAGACCCGAGGCGAGCGCTTTCCTGCGTCGCAGTCGTCGGGCGAACttcctgctggaggagctgaaatATGGAAATCTGGAGCGCGAGTGTCTGGAGGAGAAATGTTCCTACGAGGAGGCGAAGGAGATCTTTGCTCTTCCTCAGCAGCTG GAAGCCTTCTGGAGGACGTACACAG CGGTGGACCAGTGCCTCTCGTCCCCCTGTAAGAACGGAGCCACCTGTACTCGCCATGTCAACACATATTTCTGCAAATGTCCATCTCGTTTCCATGGATACAACTGCAACAAAG TGCGTTTGACCTCCAGCAGCTGTCGCTATAGAAACGGCGGATGTGAACATTTCTGCAGAGAGTTTCCAGATCGTCCTTACATCTGTTTCTGTGCTCCGGGATACAAACTGGGTCCGGACAACAGCACCTGTGTGCCCCAAG ATGGCGTCCCCTGTGGAAGACCTTGGCCACACATGTCCCCCAGGGTTGTAAACGGGAAAGCATGCCCTAAAGGACAATGTCCATGGCAG GCTCTGTTGACTGCAAATAAGACTTTGATTTGTGGAGCCATCGTCCTGTCAGATCAGTGGATTTTAACCGCAGCTCACTGTGTTTTGATTAAAGGGATTTTCAATATCAGTGTCG GGAAACATGATTGTCAGAACccggaggagaaggagcagaagcGGCGTGTGGTCAAAGTGCAGATCCACCCAGGCTACAACGAATTCAGCTACGACAGCGACCTGGCCTTGCTGAAGCTTTCCTCCCCGCTGAAACTGGGCCCCCTTGTGGTGCCCATTTGCCTTCCTGCCCGGAACAGCACCTTCATCAGGGCGATGGCAACTGTCCGCCACTCCACCGTGTCCGGTTGTGGCCGCATGGCGGAGAGAGGACCCATCGCCAGTTTCCTCCAGCGACTGGTGCTGCCGAGGGTTCCTCTCCAGGAGTGCCGCCTCCACACCAAGCTTAACATCACCCGGAACATGCTCTGCGCCGGGCACAGGGCCGGACGTCATGACTCCTGCCACGGTGACAGCGGCGGTCCTCTGGTGACGCTATACAAGCAAACCTGGTTCCTGGTGGGCGTGGTTAGCTGGGGGAAGGGCTGCGCCAATGAAAACAAGTACGGCGTCTACGCCAAAGTCAGCAACTTCCTGGACTGGATCGAGAACGTCATGTCCACCGTCTGA
- the LOC117772966 gene encoding uncharacterized protein LOC117772966 isoform X1, whose product MVTPVTAVITLYSSSSSSGDMSQVRRAVGEAFWAMCAADSASMPVHWYYDVDDIRRDFGGWISGFSSPRERHPSSILSLSNSAGSGRTAWSSGGKQPDVVGNVILHDKLNLWKSSRGSVHYHQGLQAGDNTLNALCSLRVARSLVGGGFTDVSQPDARATVLSDYVQFLTTPGSHNDTYAESSHRSFFADWQESRPTSPRQVLTFAEKRSKFKLSSSFPDGQLDAIGCLPMSLPFILLSASANEEKAVAAAVEFVKLTHPHPKVSEYVSIYSRALHAVLGGAGVRQQAEHALRRLNVWDVCQSYSRKAARFLVSSEERLKVHQSAVNYLGLACYTKGALSSMFYLAHEFHDDLRGGILTNTNCGGENCNRGAALGALLGAGGAYLGASIPQEWKDELRDAQDVIPDILKMQ is encoded by the exons ATGGTAACACCAGTAACGGCTGTAATAACTTTGTACA gctcctcctcctcctcaggtgaCATGTCTCAGGTGCGGCGGGCAGTGGGCGAGGCCTTCTGGGCGATGTGTGCGGCAGACTCCGCCTCCATGCCGGTCCACTGGTACTATGACGTTGACGACATCCGGAGGGACTTTGGCGGCTGGATCTCCGGATTCTCGTCACCCAGAGAGCGACACCCATCCAGCATCCTGAGTCTGTCCAACTCTG CCGGCAGCGGTCGGACCGCTTGGTCGTCCGGGGGGAAGCAGCCTGACGTGGTCGGTAACGTGATTCTCCACGATAAACTGAACCTGTGGAAGTCATCCAGAGGCTCCGTTCACTATCACCAAG GTCTTCAGGCGGGTGACAACACCCTGAACGCCCTCTGTTCCCTTCGAGTGGCTCGGTCGCTCGTTGGGGGGGGTTTCACCGACGTCTCTCAGCCGGACGCTCGAGCCACCGTGCTCTCAGACTATGTTCAGTTCCTGACGACGCCCGGCAGCCACAACGACACCTACGCCGAGTCTTCCCACCGCTCGTTCTTCGCCGACTGGCAGGAGAGCAGACCGACTTCACCCCGTCAG gttCTGACATTTGCAGAAAAACGCTCCAAGTTTAAGTTGAGTTCCTCGTTCCCGGACGGCCAGCTGGACGCAATCGGCTGCCTTCCCATGAGCCTCCCCTTCATCCTGCTGTCGGCCTCGGCCAATGAGGAGAAGGCT GTCGCCGCAGCAGTGGAGTTTGTGAAGCTCACCCACCCTCACCCCAAAGTGTCCGAGTACGTGTCCATCTACAGCCGGGCGCTGCACGCGGTGCTAGGGGGCGCCGGCGTGCGGCAGCAGGCCGAACACGCTCTGAGGAGATTGAACGTCTGGGACGTCTGCCAGAGCTACAGCCGCAAGGCCGCCAG GTTTCTCGTGTCGTCTGAGGAACGACTGAAGGTGCATCAGAGCGCCGTCAACTACCTCGGCCTCGCATGCTACACCAAAG GTGCTCTGTCCAGCATGTTCTACCTGGCTCACGAGTTTCACGACGACCTCAGAGGAGGAATCCTGACAAACACCAACTGTGGAG gtgagaACTGTAACCGTGGCGCGGCTCTGGGCGCGCTGCTTGGGGCGGGGGGGGCGTACCTCGGAGCCAGCATCCCTCAGGAGTGGAAGGATGAACTGAGAGACGCCCAGGACGTCATCCCTGACATCCTGAAGATGCAGTGA
- the LOC117772966 gene encoding uncharacterized protein LOC117772966 isoform X4: MSQVRRAVGEAFWAMCAADSASMPVHWYYDVDDIRRDFGGWISGFSSPRERHPSSILSLSNSAGSGRTAWSSGGKQPDVVGNVILHDKLNLWKSSRGSVHYHQGLQAGDNTLNALCSLRVARSLVGGGFTDVSQPDARATVLSDYVQFLTTPGSHNDTYAESSHRSFFADWQESRPTSPRQVLTFAEKRSKFKLSSSFPDGQLDAIGCLPMSLPFILLSASANEEKAVAAAVEFVKLTHPHPKVSEYVSIYSRALHAVLGGAGVRQQAEHALRRLNVWDVCQSYSRKAARFLVSSEERLKVHQSAVNYLGLACYTKGALSSMFYLAHEFHDDLRGGILTNTNCGGENCNRGAALGALLGAGGAYLGASIPQEWKDELRDAQDVIPDILKMQ, translated from the exons ATGTCTCAGGTGCGGCGGGCAGTGGGCGAGGCCTTCTGGGCGATGTGTGCGGCAGACTCCGCCTCCATGCCGGTCCACTGGTACTATGACGTTGACGACATCCGGAGGGACTTTGGCGGCTGGATCTCCGGATTCTCGTCACCCAGAGAGCGACACCCATCCAGCATCCTGAGTCTGTCCAACTCTG CCGGCAGCGGTCGGACCGCTTGGTCGTCCGGGGGGAAGCAGCCTGACGTGGTCGGTAACGTGATTCTCCACGATAAACTGAACCTGTGGAAGTCATCCAGAGGCTCCGTTCACTATCACCAAG GTCTTCAGGCGGGTGACAACACCCTGAACGCCCTCTGTTCCCTTCGAGTGGCTCGGTCGCTCGTTGGGGGGGGTTTCACCGACGTCTCTCAGCCGGACGCTCGAGCCACCGTGCTCTCAGACTATGTTCAGTTCCTGACGACGCCCGGCAGCCACAACGACACCTACGCCGAGTCTTCCCACCGCTCGTTCTTCGCCGACTGGCAGGAGAGCAGACCGACTTCACCCCGTCAG gttCTGACATTTGCAGAAAAACGCTCCAAGTTTAAGTTGAGTTCCTCGTTCCCGGACGGCCAGCTGGACGCAATCGGCTGCCTTCCCATGAGCCTCCCCTTCATCCTGCTGTCGGCCTCGGCCAATGAGGAGAAGGCT GTCGCCGCAGCAGTGGAGTTTGTGAAGCTCACCCACCCTCACCCCAAAGTGTCCGAGTACGTGTCCATCTACAGCCGGGCGCTGCACGCGGTGCTAGGGGGCGCCGGCGTGCGGCAGCAGGCCGAACACGCTCTGAGGAGATTGAACGTCTGGGACGTCTGCCAGAGCTACAGCCGCAAGGCCGCCAG GTTTCTCGTGTCGTCTGAGGAACGACTGAAGGTGCATCAGAGCGCCGTCAACTACCTCGGCCTCGCATGCTACACCAAAG GTGCTCTGTCCAGCATGTTCTACCTGGCTCACGAGTTTCACGACGACCTCAGAGGAGGAATCCTGACAAACACCAACTGTGGAG gtgagaACTGTAACCGTGGCGCGGCTCTGGGCGCGCTGCTTGGGGCGGGGGGGGCGTACCTCGGAGCCAGCATCCCTCAGGAGTGGAAGGATGAACTGAGAGACGCCCAGGACGTCATCCCTGACATCCTGAAGATGCAGTGA
- the LOC117772966 gene encoding uncharacterized protein LOC117772966 isoform X3, producing MTGDMSQVRRAVGEAFWAMCAADSASMPVHWYYDVDDIRRDFGGWISGFSSPRERHPSSILSLSNSAGSGRTAWSSGGKQPDVVGNVILHDKLNLWKSSRGSVHYHQGLQAGDNTLNALCSLRVARSLVGGGFTDVSQPDARATVLSDYVQFLTTPGSHNDTYAESSHRSFFADWQESRPTSPRQVLTFAEKRSKFKLSSSFPDGQLDAIGCLPMSLPFILLSASANEEKAVAAAVEFVKLTHPHPKVSEYVSIYSRALHAVLGGAGVRQQAEHALRRLNVWDVCQSYSRKAARFLVSSEERLKVHQSAVNYLGLACYTKGALSSMFYLAHEFHDDLRGGILTNTNCGGENCNRGAALGALLGAGGAYLGASIPQEWKDELRDAQDVIPDILKMQ from the exons ATGACAG gtgaCATGTCTCAGGTGCGGCGGGCAGTGGGCGAGGCCTTCTGGGCGATGTGTGCGGCAGACTCCGCCTCCATGCCGGTCCACTGGTACTATGACGTTGACGACATCCGGAGGGACTTTGGCGGCTGGATCTCCGGATTCTCGTCACCCAGAGAGCGACACCCATCCAGCATCCTGAGTCTGTCCAACTCTG CCGGCAGCGGTCGGACCGCTTGGTCGTCCGGGGGGAAGCAGCCTGACGTGGTCGGTAACGTGATTCTCCACGATAAACTGAACCTGTGGAAGTCATCCAGAGGCTCCGTTCACTATCACCAAG GTCTTCAGGCGGGTGACAACACCCTGAACGCCCTCTGTTCCCTTCGAGTGGCTCGGTCGCTCGTTGGGGGGGGTTTCACCGACGTCTCTCAGCCGGACGCTCGAGCCACCGTGCTCTCAGACTATGTTCAGTTCCTGACGACGCCCGGCAGCCACAACGACACCTACGCCGAGTCTTCCCACCGCTCGTTCTTCGCCGACTGGCAGGAGAGCAGACCGACTTCACCCCGTCAG gttCTGACATTTGCAGAAAAACGCTCCAAGTTTAAGTTGAGTTCCTCGTTCCCGGACGGCCAGCTGGACGCAATCGGCTGCCTTCCCATGAGCCTCCCCTTCATCCTGCTGTCGGCCTCGGCCAATGAGGAGAAGGCT GTCGCCGCAGCAGTGGAGTTTGTGAAGCTCACCCACCCTCACCCCAAAGTGTCCGAGTACGTGTCCATCTACAGCCGGGCGCTGCACGCGGTGCTAGGGGGCGCCGGCGTGCGGCAGCAGGCCGAACACGCTCTGAGGAGATTGAACGTCTGGGACGTCTGCCAGAGCTACAGCCGCAAGGCCGCCAG GTTTCTCGTGTCGTCTGAGGAACGACTGAAGGTGCATCAGAGCGCCGTCAACTACCTCGGCCTCGCATGCTACACCAAAG GTGCTCTGTCCAGCATGTTCTACCTGGCTCACGAGTTTCACGACGACCTCAGAGGAGGAATCCTGACAAACACCAACTGTGGAG gtgagaACTGTAACCGTGGCGCGGCTCTGGGCGCGCTGCTTGGGGCGGGGGGGGCGTACCTCGGAGCCAGCATCCCTCAGGAGTGGAAGGATGAACTGAGAGACGCCCAGGACGTCATCCCTGACATCCTGAAGATGCAGTGA
- the LOC117772966 gene encoding uncharacterized protein LOC117772966 isoform X2, with amino-acid sequence MTGSSSSSGDMSQVRRAVGEAFWAMCAADSASMPVHWYYDVDDIRRDFGGWISGFSSPRERHPSSILSLSNSAGSGRTAWSSGGKQPDVVGNVILHDKLNLWKSSRGSVHYHQGLQAGDNTLNALCSLRVARSLVGGGFTDVSQPDARATVLSDYVQFLTTPGSHNDTYAESSHRSFFADWQESRPTSPRQVLTFAEKRSKFKLSSSFPDGQLDAIGCLPMSLPFILLSASANEEKAVAAAVEFVKLTHPHPKVSEYVSIYSRALHAVLGGAGVRQQAEHALRRLNVWDVCQSYSRKAARFLVSSEERLKVHQSAVNYLGLACYTKGALSSMFYLAHEFHDDLRGGILTNTNCGGENCNRGAALGALLGAGGAYLGASIPQEWKDELRDAQDVIPDILKMQ; translated from the exons ATGACAG gctcctcctcctcctcaggtgaCATGTCTCAGGTGCGGCGGGCAGTGGGCGAGGCCTTCTGGGCGATGTGTGCGGCAGACTCCGCCTCCATGCCGGTCCACTGGTACTATGACGTTGACGACATCCGGAGGGACTTTGGCGGCTGGATCTCCGGATTCTCGTCACCCAGAGAGCGACACCCATCCAGCATCCTGAGTCTGTCCAACTCTG CCGGCAGCGGTCGGACCGCTTGGTCGTCCGGGGGGAAGCAGCCTGACGTGGTCGGTAACGTGATTCTCCACGATAAACTGAACCTGTGGAAGTCATCCAGAGGCTCCGTTCACTATCACCAAG GTCTTCAGGCGGGTGACAACACCCTGAACGCCCTCTGTTCCCTTCGAGTGGCTCGGTCGCTCGTTGGGGGGGGTTTCACCGACGTCTCTCAGCCGGACGCTCGAGCCACCGTGCTCTCAGACTATGTTCAGTTCCTGACGACGCCCGGCAGCCACAACGACACCTACGCCGAGTCTTCCCACCGCTCGTTCTTCGCCGACTGGCAGGAGAGCAGACCGACTTCACCCCGTCAG gttCTGACATTTGCAGAAAAACGCTCCAAGTTTAAGTTGAGTTCCTCGTTCCCGGACGGCCAGCTGGACGCAATCGGCTGCCTTCCCATGAGCCTCCCCTTCATCCTGCTGTCGGCCTCGGCCAATGAGGAGAAGGCT GTCGCCGCAGCAGTGGAGTTTGTGAAGCTCACCCACCCTCACCCCAAAGTGTCCGAGTACGTGTCCATCTACAGCCGGGCGCTGCACGCGGTGCTAGGGGGCGCCGGCGTGCGGCAGCAGGCCGAACACGCTCTGAGGAGATTGAACGTCTGGGACGTCTGCCAGAGCTACAGCCGCAAGGCCGCCAG GTTTCTCGTGTCGTCTGAGGAACGACTGAAGGTGCATCAGAGCGCCGTCAACTACCTCGGCCTCGCATGCTACACCAAAG GTGCTCTGTCCAGCATGTTCTACCTGGCTCACGAGTTTCACGACGACCTCAGAGGAGGAATCCTGACAAACACCAACTGTGGAG gtgagaACTGTAACCGTGGCGCGGCTCTGGGCGCGCTGCTTGGGGCGGGGGGGGCGTACCTCGGAGCCAGCATCCCTCAGGAGTGGAAGGATGAACTGAGAGACGCCCAGGACGTCATCCCTGACATCCTGAAGATGCAGTGA